One segment of Paraburkholderia caribensis DNA contains the following:
- a CDS encoding ATP-binding cassette domain-containing protein: MSTTPSSSNGATPVLQARGLIKRYGQVTALDGCDFEVMPGEIMAVIGDNGAGKSSLIKALSGALVPDEGDLLLDGKSVKFRSPLDARQQGIETVYQDLAVAPAMSIAENLFLARELVKPGWRGKLFKIIDKRRMLEEATNAMKDLQIGIRSMRQAVETLSGGQRQGVAVARSAAFARHVVILDEPTAALGVKEGNMVLELIRRVRDRGLPVILISHNMPHVFEIADRIHIQRLGRRAALVNKNEIHMSDAVAIMTGAKQADVRAIA, encoded by the coding sequence ATGTCCACCACCCCCTCTTCCTCCAACGGCGCGACGCCCGTTCTGCAAGCGCGCGGTCTCATCAAGCGCTACGGCCAGGTCACCGCGCTCGACGGCTGCGACTTCGAAGTGATGCCCGGCGAAATCATGGCCGTGATCGGCGATAACGGCGCGGGCAAGTCATCGCTCATCAAGGCGCTCTCCGGCGCGCTCGTACCCGATGAAGGCGACCTGCTGCTCGACGGCAAATCCGTCAAGTTCCGCAGCCCGCTCGACGCGCGCCAGCAAGGCATCGAAACGGTTTATCAGGATCTCGCCGTGGCGCCCGCCATGAGCATCGCGGAGAACCTGTTCCTTGCGCGTGAACTGGTGAAGCCCGGCTGGCGCGGCAAGCTCTTCAAGATCATCGACAAGCGCCGCATGCTCGAAGAAGCGACCAATGCGATGAAAGACCTGCAGATCGGCATCCGCTCGATGCGCCAGGCCGTCGAAACGCTCTCGGGCGGTCAGCGCCAGGGCGTCGCGGTGGCGCGCAGCGCGGCCTTCGCGCGGCACGTCGTGATTCTCGACGAGCCGACCGCGGCACTCGGCGTGAAGGAAGGCAACATGGTGCTGGAGCTGATCCGGCGCGTGCGCGACCGTGGCCTGCCCGTCATTCTGATCAGTCACAACATGCCACATGTGTTCGAGATCGCGGACCGCATTCACATTCAGCGGCTCGGACGGCGCGCGGCGCTCGTGAACAAGAACGAGATCCACATGTCGGATGCCGTCGCGATCATGACGGGCGCGAAACAGGCCGACGTGCGGGCCATCGCATGA
- a CDS encoding sugar ABC transporter substrate-binding protein has protein sequence MNPISRRQLRRASRTQPVVKGIAAACVAASALWCASASLAADQPVVGLITKTDTNPFFVKMKQGAESAAQKDGAKLLTAAGKFDGDNAAQVTAIENMITAGAKAILITPSDTKAIVPSIKKARAAGALVIALDTPTDPQDATDALFATDNFKAGVLIGQYAKTALGGKPAKIATLDLAPGVSVGVLRHNGFLQGFGVKEGDPAIVCSQDTRGDQAKGQTAMENCLQKAPDINVVYTINEPAAAGAYRALKAAGKDKSVMIVSIDGGCEGVRNVKAGAIAATSQQYPLKMAELGVQAGVDYAKTGKKVSGYHDTGVTLITDKPQGGVDSKDTKFGLDNCWGNK, from the coding sequence ATGAACCCGATTTCCCGCAGGCAACTGCGCCGCGCGTCTCGCACGCAACCCGTCGTCAAGGGCATCGCCGCTGCGTGCGTCGCCGCGTCTGCGCTATGGTGCGCAAGCGCCAGTCTCGCGGCCGATCAGCCCGTCGTCGGCCTGATCACGAAGACCGACACCAACCCGTTCTTCGTCAAGATGAAACAAGGCGCGGAATCCGCCGCGCAGAAAGACGGCGCGAAGCTGCTGACAGCCGCCGGCAAGTTCGACGGCGACAACGCGGCGCAGGTCACGGCCATCGAGAACATGATCACCGCGGGCGCAAAGGCGATCCTCATCACGCCGAGCGACACGAAGGCGATCGTGCCGAGCATCAAGAAGGCACGCGCGGCAGGCGCGCTGGTGATCGCGCTCGATACGCCGACCGACCCGCAGGACGCCACCGACGCCCTGTTCGCCACCGACAACTTCAAGGCAGGCGTGCTGATCGGCCAGTATGCGAAGACCGCGCTCGGCGGCAAGCCCGCGAAGATAGCGACGCTCGATCTCGCGCCCGGCGTTTCCGTCGGCGTGCTGCGTCACAACGGCTTTTTGCAGGGCTTCGGCGTGAAGGAAGGCGATCCGGCTATCGTCTGCAGCCAGGACACGCGCGGCGACCAGGCAAAGGGCCAGACGGCGATGGAAAACTGCCTGCAAAAAGCGCCCGACATCAATGTCGTCTACACGATCAACGAACCGGCCGCAGCCGGCGCGTATCGCGCGCTGAAGGCCGCGGGCAAGGACAAGAGCGTGATGATCGTCTCGATCGACGGCGGCTGTGAAGGCGTGCGCAACGTGAAGGCGGGCGCCATTGCCGCGACCTCGCAGCAGTATCCGTTGAAGATGGCCGAGCTCGGCGTGCAGGCAGGCGTCGACTACGCGAAGACAGGCAAGAAGGTCTCCGGCTATCACGACACGGGCGTCACGCTGATCACCGACAAGCCGCAAGGCGGTGTCGACAGCAAGGATACGAAGTTCGGCCTCGATAACTGTTGGGGCAACAAGTAG
- a CDS encoding AraC family transcriptional regulator, producing MNTFASTPDALDSAAASLAGMLSHFALLEPVFDAMPDIVFFVKDAQARYALVNRTLVSRCGFKEKEKLLGKTAEDVFPSRFGRIYTAQDKAVIHVGNQMVDQLELHLYPGRQPGWCLTCKQPLRDAAGRVVGLAGISRDLRADESSHPAYSRLATVVQYLQENYVQPLNLKQLAAMADMSVAQLERYFHKVFHLTPRQVLLKTRLDAATALLVSHDKVTDVAALCGYTDHSAFTRQFKATVGVTPTEYRMLLHGTSRN from the coding sequence ATGAACACGTTCGCTTCCACGCCTGACGCGCTCGATTCGGCTGCGGCGTCGCTGGCCGGGATGCTCTCGCATTTCGCGCTACTCGAACCCGTGTTCGACGCGATGCCCGATATCGTGTTCTTCGTGAAGGACGCGCAGGCGCGTTACGCGCTCGTCAATCGCACGCTGGTGTCGCGCTGTGGATTCAAGGAGAAGGAAAAGCTGCTGGGCAAGACGGCGGAAGACGTGTTTCCGAGCCGCTTCGGCCGTATCTACACGGCGCAGGACAAGGCTGTGATCCATGTCGGCAATCAGATGGTCGATCAGCTGGAACTGCATCTGTATCCTGGCCGGCAACCGGGCTGGTGCCTGACCTGCAAGCAGCCGTTGCGCGACGCGGCAGGGCGAGTGGTCGGGCTGGCGGGCATTTCGCGCGATCTGCGCGCCGATGAAAGCAGCCACCCCGCGTATAGCCGGCTCGCGACGGTCGTGCAGTATCTGCAAGAGAACTACGTGCAGCCGCTGAACCTGAAGCAGCTTGCCGCGATGGCGGATATGTCGGTTGCGCAGCTCGAACGGTATTTTCACAAGGTGTTTCATCTGACGCCGCGCCAGGTGCTGCTGAAGACCCGGCTCGATGCGGCGACGGCGTTGCTCGTGTCACACGACAAGGTCACCGATGTCGCCGCCTTGTGCGGCTATACGGATCACAGCGCGTTCACGCGACAATTCAAGGCGACGGTCGGCGTTACGCCTACCGAATACCGGATGCTGTTGCACGGCACCTCACGCAACTAA
- a CDS encoding transglycosylase domain-containing protein, with protein MNRPLRFPLRAIGTTSAWKWFKWLFFASFLVAVALGVRFVQIEMDTSRLQARYLSELTRDVGFTVSEGPSDNIRFPTDGPYDIRLGYALLPAFERRLKERGFSVASQARDSERMASLADDGLFVPYEEKDQAGLMLYDATGTRLFGSQFPARVYDDFESVPPLVVSALLFIEDRHLLDPDQPNRNPAIDWGRFSRALMDQGLRVFNHNQAQPGGSTLATQIEKFRHSPGGRTATPKEKLRQIASASVRAYLDGPRTMPAREQIVVRYLNSVPLAAQPGIGEINGIGDGLTAWYGRDFAEVNRVLKAPPTPDNLAGQGLAFRQVLSLMIAQRGPSHFLLRKNDDLNALTESYLRLFAANGVITPQLRDAALSQQLVLTRAKLAPPEGSFVERKAVTSLRTHLLSSLGVSTLYDLDRLDLRVTSTMNNKVQQDINDRLAAATTKEGAQAAGLYGFNMLQPKDDPSKIAFSFTLFEKRDGANLLRVQTDSVNRPFDINSGARLNLGSTAKLRTIITYLQIMQDLHARYGQMSVEELRAVKPEREDALTRWAVDYFMHTKDHSLGAMLDASVERKYSANAGETFYTGGGAQTFTNFEADENSRILTVHQAFQHSVNLVFVRMMRDIVHYETIRTSGPSSQWLDDPATRNLYLTRFADQESRVYMNRFYTKYHGKTQDEMLAILLRGVRKSPPKIATVLRSVRPDAPQAWFNDQMRAALKNTPKANPPDDALAKLYEKYGIDKFNLNDRAYISSVHPLELWLVDYLREHPDANANQVMDASRDVRADSYKWLFKTRYHATQDRRIRRMVEQHAYDAIGRSWQALGYPFSHLTPSYAAAIGASGDRPAALAQLMGVIANKGNQAPTQSLTELEFAKGTPYETRFVRATPQPTEAISPEIARVAQTLLRDVVAGGTARRLAGGITFPNGKTLEVYGKTGTGDQRLNIYAKGRRLIESRKVNRTATFVFAIGDRFFGTLTAVVHEPYAKRYDFTSALAVQLLKSMAPELQPLLDEPASKDTPKVAVTTVPKVQ; from the coding sequence ATGAATCGGCCACTACGGTTTCCGCTACGCGCAATCGGCACCACCTCCGCCTGGAAGTGGTTCAAGTGGCTCTTTTTCGCCTCGTTTCTCGTGGCCGTCGCCCTCGGCGTGCGCTTTGTTCAGATCGAAATGGACACGTCGCGGTTGCAGGCGCGCTACTTGTCCGAACTGACGCGCGACGTCGGGTTTACCGTCTCCGAAGGTCCGAGCGACAACATCCGCTTTCCCACCGACGGCCCCTATGACATCCGCCTCGGCTATGCGCTGCTGCCCGCATTCGAACGCCGTCTGAAAGAGCGCGGTTTCTCCGTTGCGTCGCAGGCGCGCGATTCCGAACGCATGGCATCGCTCGCCGACGACGGCCTGTTCGTTCCCTACGAAGAAAAGGATCAGGCGGGACTGATGCTGTATGACGCCACGGGCACGCGCCTGTTCGGCTCGCAGTTTCCCGCTCGCGTGTATGACGATTTCGAGTCAGTGCCGCCGCTCGTGGTGTCGGCGCTGCTGTTCATCGAAGACCGCCATCTGCTCGACCCCGACCAGCCGAACCGCAATCCCGCCATCGACTGGGGACGCTTCAGCCGCGCGCTGATGGATCAGGGCCTGCGCGTCTTCAATCACAACCAGGCGCAGCCCGGCGGCAGCACGCTTGCCACGCAGATCGAGAAGTTCCGCCATTCGCCCGGCGGCCGCACGGCGACGCCGAAGGAGAAACTGCGGCAGATCGCGTCGGCGTCGGTGCGGGCGTATCTCGACGGCCCGCGCACGATGCCTGCGCGCGAGCAGATCGTCGTGCGCTACCTGAACTCGGTGCCGCTCGCCGCGCAGCCCGGCATCGGCGAGATCAACGGTATCGGCGACGGACTCACGGCGTGGTACGGCCGCGATTTCGCCGAAGTCAACCGCGTGCTGAAAGCGCCGCCCACGCCCGACAATCTCGCCGGGCAGGGCCTCGCGTTCCGTCAGGTGCTGTCGCTGATGATCGCGCAGCGCGGGCCGTCACACTTCCTGCTGCGCAAGAACGACGATCTCAATGCGCTGACGGAAAGCTATCTGCGCCTGTTTGCCGCGAACGGTGTGATTACCCCGCAACTGCGCGACGCCGCGCTCTCGCAACAACTCGTGCTGACGCGCGCGAAGCTTGCGCCGCCCGAAGGCTCGTTCGTCGAGCGCAAGGCGGTGACGTCGCTGCGCACGCACCTGCTGTCGTCGCTTGGTGTGTCGACGCTGTACGACCTCGACCGGCTCGACTTGCGCGTCACATCGACGATGAACAACAAGGTCCAGCAGGACATCAACGACCGCCTTGCCGCTGCGACGACCAAAGAGGGCGCGCAGGCAGCTGGCCTCTATGGCTTCAACATGCTGCAACCGAAGGACGACCCGTCGAAGATCGCCTTCAGCTTCACGCTGTTCGAAAAGCGCGATGGCGCGAATTTGCTGCGCGTGCAGACCGACAGCGTGAACCGTCCGTTCGATATCAACTCCGGCGCGCGCCTGAATCTCGGTTCGACGGCCAAGCTCCGCACGATCATCACGTATCTGCAGATCATGCAGGACCTGCATGCGCGCTATGGGCAGATGAGCGTGGAAGAACTGCGCGCCGTGAAGCCCGAGCGCGAAGACGCGTTGACCCGCTGGGCTGTCGATTACTTCATGCACACGAAGGACCATTCGCTGGGCGCGATGCTCGATGCGTCGGTCGAGCGCAAGTACTCGGCCAATGCGGGCGAAACCTTCTACACGGGCGGCGGCGCGCAGACCTTCACGAACTTCGAGGCCGACGAGAACTCGCGCATTCTCACCGTGCATCAGGCATTCCAGCATTCGGTGAATCTGGTGTTCGTACGGATGATGCGCGACATCGTCCACTACGAAACGATCAGGACGTCCGGCCCGTCCTCGCAATGGCTCGACGATCCCGCTACGCGCAACCTGTATCTGACGCGCTTCGCCGACCAGGAAAGCCGCGTGTACATGAACCGCTTCTACACGAAGTATCACGGCAAGACGCAGGATGAGATGCTCGCGATCCTGCTGCGCGGCGTGCGCAAGTCGCCGCCGAAGATCGCGACGGTGTTGCGCAGCGTGCGGCCCGACGCGCCGCAGGCCTGGTTCAACGACCAGATGCGCGCCGCGTTGAAGAACACGCCGAAAGCCAATCCGCCCGACGACGCGCTCGCGAAGCTCTACGAGAAGTACGGCATCGACAAGTTCAATCTGAACGACCGCGCGTACATTTCGAGCGTGCATCCGCTGGAGCTGTGGCTCGTCGACTATCTGCGCGAGCATCCCGACGCGAACGCGAACCAGGTGATGGATGCGAGCCGCGACGTGCGCGCGGATTCGTACAAGTGGCTCTTCAAGACGCGCTATCACGCGACGCAGGACCGGCGCATCCGCCGCATGGTCGAGCAGCATGCTTACGATGCGATCGGCAGGTCGTGGCAGGCGCTCGGCTATCCGTTCTCGCATCTGACGCCGTCGTATGCAGCCGCGATCGGTGCGTCGGGCGACCGGCCCGCCGCGCTCGCGCAACTGATGGGCGTGATCGCGAACAAGGGCAATCAGGCACCGACGCAAAGCCTGACCGAACTCGAGTTCGCCAAGGGCACGCCGTATGAAACGCGTTTCGTGCGCGCGACGCCGCAGCCCACGGAAGCCATCTCGCCGGAGATCGCGCGGGTCGCGCAGACGCTGTTGCGCGACGTGGTCGCGGGCGGCACGGCGCGGCGTCTGGCGGGCGGCATCACGTTTCCGAACGGCAAGACGCTGGAGGTCTACGGCAAGACGGGGACGGGCGATCAGCGCCTGAACATCTACGCGAAGGGACGCAGGCTGATCGAGTCGCGCAAGGTCAATCGCACGGCGACCTTCGTGTTCGCGATCGGCGACCGCTTCTTCGGCACGCTGACGGCTGTCGTGCATGAGCCGTATGCGAAGCGCTACGATTTCACGAGCGCGCTCGCCGTGCAATTGCTGAAGTCCATGGCACCCGAGTTGCAGCCGCTGCTCGACGAACCTGCATCGAAAGACACGCCGAAAGTCGCTGTCACCACGGTGCCGAAGGTTCAATAG
- a CDS encoding TetR/AcrR family transcriptional regulator has product MKKGSRAIAPEHNETPNEPSEPRRKYDPEETKRNILEVATQEFSSMGLTGARVDAIAERTNTTKRMLYYYFGSKEGLYEAVLEKVYGDIRELEQDLKVSDMSPVDGLRSLVEFTFDYHDKHRDFVRLVTIENIHGAKYIEQVKTFKNRNATVIHTIEDLLARGVASGDFRDDIDPIDLHLLISSLCFHRIANRHTFGNAFGRDPSHSRLRARHRAMIVDATLRFVAR; this is encoded by the coding sequence ATGAAAAAGGGAAGCCGAGCTATCGCGCCCGAGCATAACGAGACCCCGAACGAACCCTCCGAACCACGGCGCAAATACGATCCCGAAGAGACGAAGCGCAACATCCTCGAGGTGGCCACGCAGGAGTTTTCGTCGATGGGACTCACGGGTGCGCGTGTCGACGCGATTGCGGAGCGCACCAATACCACGAAGCGCATGCTGTACTACTACTTCGGCAGCAAGGAAGGGCTGTACGAGGCCGTGCTCGAGAAGGTGTATGGCGATATTCGCGAGCTCGAACAAGATCTGAAAGTCAGCGATATGAGCCCTGTGGACGGGCTGCGTAGTCTCGTTGAGTTTACGTTTGACTATCATGATAAACATCGCGATTTCGTGCGTCTTGTGACTATCGAGAATATTCACGGCGCGAAGTATATCGAGCAGGTCAAGACCTTCAAGAATCGTAATGCGACGGTGATTCACACTATTGAAGATCTTCTTGCACGAGGCGTTGCTTCAGGGGATTTTCGTGATGATATCGATCCGATTGATCTGCATCTGTTGATCAGTTCGTTGTGCTTTCATCGGATTGCCAATCGGCATACGTTTGGGAATGCGTTTGGGCGCGATCCCTCTCATTCGAGGCTCAGGGCGCGGCATCGCGCGATGATTGTTGATGCTACTTTGAGGTTTGTTGCTCGTTAG
- a CDS encoding ABC transporter permease, with protein MSTPTAPAHTHRRFADHLPSLAEAGPLVALVLACIFFISQSDRFLSFQNLSLIMQQTMVVAVIAIGQTLIVLTGGIDLSCGMLMAFGSIVMTKFAVVMGVPPVIAIACGVGASMLFGLLNGVLITRIKLPAFIVTLGTLNIAFAATQLYSNAESVSNLPDAMMFFGNTFNLGPATVTYGTVLTLLMYLGTWFVLRDTVPGRHLYALGNNPEAARLMGLSAQRILITVYTLAGALYGIAALLSVSRTGVGDPQAGQTENLDSITAVVLGGTSLFGGRGSIAGTLLGALIVGVFRNGLTLMGVSSVYQVLITGILVILAVAADKLSRRGAR; from the coding sequence ATGTCGACTCCCACCGCCCCCGCTCACACCCATCGCCGGTTTGCGGATCATCTGCCATCGCTTGCCGAAGCCGGGCCGCTCGTCGCGCTCGTGCTAGCGTGCATCTTTTTCATCTCGCAGAGCGACCGCTTTCTGTCGTTCCAGAACCTGTCGCTCATCATGCAGCAGACCATGGTGGTCGCCGTGATCGCCATCGGTCAAACCCTGATCGTGCTGACGGGCGGCATCGATCTGTCGTGCGGGATGTTGATGGCGTTCGGCTCGATCGTGATGACGAAATTCGCCGTCGTGATGGGCGTGCCGCCCGTCATCGCGATTGCCTGCGGCGTCGGCGCGAGCATGCTGTTCGGCCTGCTCAACGGCGTGCTGATCACGCGCATCAAGCTGCCCGCGTTCATCGTCACGCTCGGCACGTTGAATATCGCCTTCGCGGCCACGCAGCTTTATTCGAACGCGGAGAGCGTGTCGAATCTGCCCGACGCGATGATGTTCTTCGGCAACACCTTCAACCTCGGGCCGGCCACCGTCACCTACGGCACCGTGCTCACACTGCTGATGTATCTCGGGACATGGTTCGTATTGCGCGACACGGTGCCCGGACGTCACCTCTACGCGCTCGGCAATAACCCGGAAGCCGCACGCCTGATGGGTCTTTCCGCGCAACGCATCCTGATCACGGTGTACACGCTGGCGGGCGCGCTCTACGGCATCGCCGCGCTGCTGTCCGTGTCGCGCACGGGCGTCGGCGATCCGCAAGCAGGACAAACCGAGAACCTCGACAGCATCACGGCAGTCGTGCTCGGCGGCACGAGTCTGTTCGGCGGGCGCGGCTCGATTGCGGGCACGCTGCTGGGCGCATTGATTGTCGGCGTGTTCCGCAATGGCTTGACCTTGATGGGTGTGTCGTCGGTGTACCAGGTGCTGATCACCGGCATTCTCGTGATTCTCGCCGTCGCCGCCGACAAGCTGTCGCGCCGTGGCGCACGTTGA
- a CDS encoding NAD(P)/FAD-dependent oxidoreductase, which produces MQSYYEATVERPVRPALSGNLSANVCIVGGGLAGLSTALGLAERGVRDVVVVEANQVGYGASGRNGGFVFGGYSLDCADLLRILGPERARELYALTIDAVDLMRARIQRYAIACEATDAGVILANWFDDPSRLDSQRRLMKDAFGVEWEPLGADELAVRLKTTRYHGGLFERNAFHFHPLKYVLGVARAAEAAGVRIVEQSPVASLHRQGAGYVVGTAQGSIDARHVVMAGGGYARNVYRRVERAVLPIATYVMATEPLGARLADAIDCRCAVYDTRFAFDYYRPLPDSRILWGGRISILEREPEAIARLLRRDLLKVYPQLRDVRIDHAWGGLMSYARHKMPQIGQSADGVWYAVGFGGHGMAPTTVSGELLAAAIAGERPVPDAFAAFGLTHTFGALGLAAAQLTYTAMQTRDALADRSRRPN; this is translated from the coding sequence ATGCAAAGCTACTACGAAGCGACCGTCGAGCGGCCCGTGCGCCCTGCGCTGTCCGGAAACCTGAGCGCGAACGTCTGCATCGTCGGCGGCGGGCTGGCGGGCCTGTCTACCGCGCTCGGACTGGCCGAGCGCGGCGTGCGCGACGTCGTCGTGGTCGAAGCGAACCAGGTCGGCTATGGCGCGTCGGGCCGCAACGGCGGCTTCGTGTTCGGCGGGTACAGTCTCGATTGCGCGGACCTGCTGAGGATTCTCGGCCCGGAGCGCGCCCGCGAACTGTACGCGCTGACGATCGACGCCGTCGACCTGATGCGCGCGCGCATCCAGCGCTACGCGATCGCCTGCGAAGCGACGGACGCGGGCGTGATCCTCGCGAACTGGTTCGACGATCCGTCGCGCCTCGACAGTCAGCGCCGTTTGATGAAGGACGCGTTCGGCGTCGAATGGGAGCCGCTCGGCGCCGACGAGCTCGCCGTGCGGCTGAAGACCACGCGCTATCACGGCGGGCTGTTCGAGCGCAATGCGTTTCACTTTCATCCGTTGAAGTACGTGCTCGGTGTCGCGCGCGCGGCGGAAGCGGCGGGCGTGCGGATCGTCGAGCAGTCGCCTGTCGCGTCGCTGCACAGGCAAGGCGCCGGGTACGTCGTCGGGACGGCGCAAGGATCGATCGACGCCCGGCATGTCGTGATGGCGGGCGGCGGCTATGCGCGCAACGTGTACCGGCGCGTCGAGCGCGCCGTGCTGCCGATTGCGACCTACGTGATGGCGACCGAGCCGCTCGGCGCGCGGCTCGCCGATGCAATCGACTGCCGTTGCGCCGTCTACGACACGCGCTTCGCATTCGACTACTACCGTCCGCTGCCCGACTCGCGCATTCTGTGGGGCGGGCGCATCTCGATCCTGGAACGCGAGCCTGAGGCGATTGCGCGGCTGCTGCGCCGCGATCTGCTGAAGGTGTATCCGCAGTTGCGCGACGTGCGCATCGACCATGCGTGGGGCGGCCTGATGAGCTACGCGCGGCACAAGATGCCGCAGATCGGCCAGAGCGCCGACGGCGTCTGGTACGCGGTCGGTTTCGGCGGACATGGGATGGCGCCGACCACGGTGTCGGGCGAACTGCTGGCGGCGGCGATCGCGGGCGAGCGGCCCGTGCCCGATGCGTTCGCGGCCTTCGGTCTGACGCACACGTTCGGCGCGCTGGGCCTCGCCGCCGCGCAGTTGACATACACGGCGATGCAGACGCGCGATGCGCTCGCGGACCGTTCGCGGCGCCCGAACTGA
- a CDS encoding ROK family transcriptional regulator, producing MDTGTRSPLKRTVGSNQVGMRQFNERIVLQAIRLHGPLPKADVGRLTRLSMQTVSMIVERLIDDGLLEKQARVRGRIGQPSVPIALRAEGAYTIGVKVGRRSLDVLAMDFLGRVCCREVQEYAYPDPRTLFPALDSKLARINEALGARREKVVGVGVAAPLWLGGWRDFLGAPREALDAWNDIDIRARIASMTGLPVEFAKDTTAACAAELVMGQGRGIHNFLYLFLGTFIGGGLVIDGRLHGGPHDNAGAVGSIPIMSGQPRQPAQQLLHAASGFVLEKLFVDAGAPATAAHDHRALSPDLWRLTEQWLDTACPAIAGALTNAAALLDLEAVVIDGEVDRQLVREIIRRTERVLDKFEWEGIVRPQLLEGTIGSDARAMGGAILPLYAHFAPMHELFLKPATDVSY from the coding sequence ATGGATACGGGCACCCGCTCACCGCTCAAACGCACGGTCGGCTCGAACCAGGTCGGCATGCGGCAGTTCAACGAACGCATCGTGCTGCAGGCGATCCGTTTGCATGGACCACTGCCGAAGGCCGACGTGGGGCGGCTCACGCGTCTGTCGATGCAGACCGTGTCGATGATCGTCGAGCGATTGATCGACGACGGCCTGCTCGAAAAGCAGGCGCGCGTGCGCGGGCGCATCGGGCAGCCTTCCGTGCCCATCGCGTTGCGCGCGGAAGGCGCCTATACGATCGGCGTGAAGGTCGGACGGCGCAGCCTCGATGTGCTCGCGATGGATTTTCTCGGGCGTGTGTGCTGCCGCGAAGTGCAGGAGTACGCGTATCCCGATCCGCGCACGCTGTTCCCGGCGCTCGACAGCAAGCTCGCGCGCATCAACGAGGCTCTCGGCGCACGACGCGAGAAAGTGGTCGGCGTCGGCGTGGCGGCGCCGCTGTGGCTCGGCGGCTGGCGCGATTTTCTCGGCGCGCCGCGCGAAGCGCTCGACGCGTGGAACGACATCGACATCCGCGCGCGCATCGCGTCGATGACGGGCCTGCCCGTCGAGTTCGCGAAAGACACGACGGCCGCGTGCGCCGCCGAACTGGTGATGGGCCAGGGGCGCGGCATCCACAACTTTCTGTATCTGTTCCTCGGCACGTTCATCGGCGGCGGGCTGGTGATCGACGGACGCCTGCATGGCGGGCCGCACGACAACGCGGGCGCGGTCGGCTCGATACCCATCATGAGCGGCCAGCCGCGTCAGCCTGCGCAACAGCTGCTGCACGCGGCATCGGGCTTCGTACTCGAAAAACTGTTCGTCGATGCGGGCGCGCCCGCCACTGCCGCGCACGATCACCGCGCGTTGTCGCCGGATCTGTGGCGGCTCACCGAGCAATGGCTCGACACCGCGTGCCCTGCGATTGCGGGCGCATTGACGAACGCGGCGGCGCTGCTCGATCTCGAAGCGGTGGTGATAGACGGCGAAGTGGACCGGCAACTGGTGCGCGAAATCATTCGCCGCACGGAGCGCGTGCTCGACAAGTTCGAGTGGGAAGGCATCGTGCGGCCGCAATTGCTCGAAGGCACGATCGGCTCCGACGCGCGCGCGATGGGCGGCGCAATCCTGCCGCTCTACGCGCACTTCGCGCCGATGCACGAACTCTTTCTCAAGCCCGCGACCGACGTGAGCTATTGA